The sequence below is a genomic window from Curtobacterium sp. MCPF17_002.
GAGGTGACGGCGATCTCGAGGCTGACGGGGGTGTGGCTCATGCAGTGGCTCCGAGCGGTTCGTTGGAGGCGGGGATGATCCGGGCGCGGAGGTCCGGCGCCGACGGGAACTCCCGATCGTAGGGGAACATCGGCCGCTCGATCCTGTGGTGCCCGAGTCGCTCGAGGTCCTGGTCGACACCACCCGGCGTCAGCGCGAGCATCCAGTCAGCGGACATGTCGAAGAGCTCCGGCTCGAGGTACCCGATCTTCACGATGACGACGTCGGCCTGCCGCGGCGCGAGGTCGAGGTCGGTGAAGTCGTGCTCGTGGTGGTACGGCTTCCGGAGCTTCGTGAGGATCGCGAACACGCTGCCGACCTGCAGCACCACCTCGGTCTCGGCGTCGCGGTCGCCGTGCTTGATCGCGTGCACCCGGCCGGTCATCGTGATCGGTCCCGCGTGCACGGCATCGACCGACGCACCTGCGGTCACCGTGACGGTCGCGCCCACGCCGGCCTCGACCGCGGTCGCCACGGCGGCGGCGCCCGGGACACTCGCGTAGATGACGATCGGACCGGTCGGGTCCTGGAACTCCGGACGCGCGAGCACCTGGGTCAGACCCCACGTCATGTCGCCCGAGCCGCCCGCGGTGGGGTTGTCGCCCGAGTCGGAGATGAAGTACGGCTTCGCGGCACCCGGTGCGAGCGCGGCGGCGAGGCACTCGTCGAACGTTCCCGTCGGTGCGACGAACACGAAGTCCTCGCGGACGTCCCAGAACGACCGGGCAAGTCGCGCGGCGCCGGCCGCGACGGCGGCCTGGTCCCAGCCGGTGACGACCGTGACGGCGCGGTCGCGCGGCTGGTCCGCCCAGGCGTAGCCGACCCAGATCGCGGCGTCGAGCACGCCGGCGGTCTGCTCGACGAGTGGCACCTGCGCGTACAGCGACGCCGCCGGCTCGATGCGGGTGGAGGTCTGTTCGCCGGGCAGCAGTACCGGGATCGGGATCCACGCCTTGACCGGGCGTTGCGCCCCGACCGGCCGGGTGGTGAGCACGTCGACCAGGTTCCGGACGGCGCGCTCCTTCGTCTCGAGGGCGTCCTCGTGCGGTGCCATCCGGTAGCAGGTGACGAGGTCGACCTGGTGGGCGAGCTCGGCGGTGACGTTGCCGTGCAGGTCCATCGACGCCGACACGATCACGTCCGGGCCGATCACCGCACGGATGCGGCCGAGGAGGTCGGCTTCGGCGTCGTCCAGCCCCTCGACGACCATCGCCCCGTGGATGTCGTACCAGAGGCCGTCGACGTGCTCGGCCTCGACGATCGAACGCAGGCGCGCGACGATCTCGGACGCGAGCTCCTCGTACGAGCCGCGATCGACGATGCCGCCGGGCAGCGCGTGACCGATGAGCGCCCCGCGGAAGTCCGCGCGCGACGACAGCGGCCCGAGGAAGTCGTACCGCGCCACCACGTCGTCCCCGCGGTCGGGGTGGAACGCCGCTGCGAGGGTCCTGGTCGGCGTGAAGGTGGACGTCTCGATGGCGAGGCCCGCGATCGCGATGACCGGGCGGCGGGTGGTGGGGACGGCGGACTCGGTGTCAGACACGGACGCTCCTGTTCCTGGTGGTGGACTGCGGGATGGGGGCGGACAGTTCCTCGAGCGAGGCGGCGAGGCCCCGCTGCAGTGCGAACTGTCCGGCCCCGACGAGGCCCGCGTCGGCGCCGAGCGACACCGGCTCGATGGCGAGGTGCTGCGTCATGAGCGGGTGGCAGCTCTCGTACAGCTGGCTGCGCACGGCGGCGATGAACGGGTCGAGGGTGGACAGGATGCCGCCGAGGTACACGGCATCCGGGTTGAAGAAGTTGACGTTGGCGGCGAGCACC
It includes:
- a CDS encoding M81 family metallopeptidase, translating into MSDTESAVPTTRRPVIAIAGLAIETSTFTPTRTLAAAFHPDRGDDVVARYDFLGPLSSRADFRGALIGHALPGGIVDRGSYEELASEIVARLRSIVEAEHVDGLWYDIHGAMVVEGLDDAEADLLGRIRAVIGPDVIVSASMDLHGNVTAELAHQVDLVTCYRMAPHEDALETKERAVRNLVDVLTTRPVGAQRPVKAWIPIPVLLPGEQTSTRIEPAASLYAQVPLVEQTAGVLDAAIWVGYAWADQPRDRAVTVVTGWDQAAVAAGAARLARSFWDVREDFVFVAPTGTFDECLAAALAPGAAKPYFISDSGDNPTAGGSGDMTWGLTQVLARPEFQDPTGPIVIYASVPGAAAVATAVEAGVGATVTVTAGASVDAVHAGPITMTGRVHAIKHGDRDAETEVVLQVGSVFAILTKLRKPYHHEHDFTDLDLAPRQADVVIVKIGYLEPELFDMSADWMLALTPGGVDQDLERLGHHRIERPMFPYDREFPSAPDLRARIIPASNEPLGATA